One genomic window of Trichlorobacter lovleyi includes the following:
- a CDS encoding replicative DNA helicase, with translation MHSFENRSAQNSLCKPVYRYSGQPIYAAHEFIDESLKMVQQSHEHAGAITGYPTGLLDLDYMLCGLQPGTLTVIASRPSNGKSSLAMNIAMNVGLKHSIPTAIFSLELSKEQLGIHLLSAVAHVDICRARTGNLSESDLCKLDDTKVTLRKSTLYVDDTSGISITELLAKAIRLKVDHNVQVIIIDYLQLMRDDSRSALDPTEISRISSSLKVLARELGVVIILLSQLHSSVDSRKAKKTRPKLSDLGNTGSLEDDADVILLIYRESVYCKACRRRDSSCVHNHENLAEIIVAKHKNGPIGTVCVNFHAETMCLSDLSWR, from the coding sequence ATGCACTCATTTGAAAATCGTTCGGCACAGAATTCATTGTGCAAACCTGTGTACCGCTATAGCGGTCAACCAATTTATGCAGCGCATGAGTTTATCGATGAATCACTTAAAATGGTTCAGCAGTCCCACGAACATGCTGGAGCTATAACCGGATATCCAACGGGGCTTCTAGACCTGGACTACATGTTATGCGGGTTGCAGCCGGGAACATTGACCGTCATAGCGTCACGCCCATCAAATGGCAAAAGTTCACTAGCCATGAACATTGCCATGAACGTGGGGCTAAAGCACTCCATTCCCACAGCAATATTTTCGCTTGAACTGTCAAAGGAACAACTGGGCATACATTTGCTATCAGCGGTTGCCCACGTGGATATCTGTAGGGCACGAACCGGGAATTTATCGGAATCAGATCTGTGCAAACTTGATGATACGAAGGTGACGTTACGGAAAAGCACCCTCTATGTTGACGACACTTCAGGTATCAGTATTACGGAGCTCCTTGCCAAGGCCATACGCCTTAAAGTTGATCATAACGTACAGGTTATCATCATCGACTATCTGCAGCTTATGCGTGACGATTCAAGATCAGCTCTTGATCCTACAGAAATATCCAGAATCTCAAGTTCGTTAAAGGTGTTAGCCAGAGAGCTTGGTGTTGTCATTATTTTGCTCTCCCAACTGCATTCGTCAGTAGACAGTCGGAAGGCAAAGAAGACCCGGCCAAAACTGAGTGATTTGGGAAACACTGGCTCACTTGAAGACGATGCCGATGTCATATTGCTCATCTACCGGGAGTCGGTCTACTGCAAAGCCTGCAGGCGTCGTGATAGCTCATGCGTCCACAACCATGAAAATCTTGCTGAAATCATTGTTGCAAAACATAAAAATGGGCCGATCGGCACCGTATGTGTCAATTTTCATGCGGAGACCATGTGCCTTAGCGATCTAAGCTGGCGATGA
- a CDS encoding flagellar motor protein MotB yields MALKKEPEKHANHERWLVSYADFITLLFAVFVTMYAMSQTDKKKVEEVAAAMRESFGYSTQAAAGQRGVLQSQDIKPIPAIKPEMAVIPMINKMPPAGPRQGGMDKGRGKGKAEEKEFKEIQSAIEAYLIKHGAQNKVSIGITRRGLVVSLKEAGFFDSGSAVIKPAGYQLLNTILEAMTQYSNPLRVEGHTDNIPISTPLFPSNWELSVSRATNVLRYLQKNYDVDPGKLSATGYGEFRPTAENTTSEGRSKNRRVDIVMLSGGAEQGEP; encoded by the coding sequence GTGGCGCTGAAAAAAGAGCCGGAAAAGCATGCCAACCATGAGCGCTGGCTGGTCTCCTACGCTGACTTCATCACCCTGTTGTTTGCCGTATTTGTCACCATGTATGCCATGTCCCAGACCGACAAGAAAAAGGTTGAGGAGGTGGCTGCCGCCATGCGGGAGTCGTTCGGCTATTCCACCCAGGCCGCCGCTGGACAACGCGGGGTGTTGCAGTCCCAGGATATCAAGCCGATCCCCGCGATCAAGCCTGAGATGGCCGTTATCCCCATGATTAACAAGATGCCGCCGGCCGGCCCGAGACAGGGCGGCATGGACAAGGGGCGCGGCAAAGGCAAGGCGGAGGAAAAGGAGTTTAAAGAGATCCAGTCGGCCATTGAGGCCTATCTGATCAAGCATGGTGCCCAGAACAAGGTGAGCATCGGGATTACCCGCCGCGGCCTGGTGGTCAGCCTGAAGGAGGCCGGTTTTTTTGATTCCGGTTCAGCGGTGATCAAACCGGCAGGGTACCAGCTGTTAAATACGATCCTTGAGGCCATGACCCAATACTCCAACCCGTTGCGGGTTGAGGGACATACCGACAACATACCGATCAGCACCCCGCTGTTTCCCTCCAACTGGGAGCTGTCAGTCTCCCGTGCCACCAATGTGCTGCGCTACCTGCAGAAGAACTACGATGTTGATCCAGGCAAACTGTCTGCCACCGGCTACGGGGAATTCCGCCCCACTGCTGAAAACACAACCTCAGAAGGCCGCTCCAAGAACCGGCGGGTGGATATCGTTATGCTCTCCGGTGGCGCTGAGCAGGGCGAACCCTGA
- a CDS encoding AAA family ATPase encodes MSTGLVKLNKSLCDLEQKVEILSGLQDIMLKPHKNADSLMSHFLRRAAPPQLGLDNFPHLKKEKELLVSYFQNAVRNQLRGVNILVHGKPGVGKNQFVQALAEQLNLELFEVVFADKDGDPIKGEARLRAYAFCQRLLARNNKAMILFDEIEDVFESGGNLFSMMFGEDGEGSVSAGPGKAWINRTMENNPVPAIWISNKVGQIDKAYLRRFDYSVAFPTPPQEVRVSMAQYHLNSLEPPRGWIERLAANDEITPAQFERAAKVAKTGSPKNKAKARALVEQVLERSTSLLGQRRKPDRNIIRTGYSLEWLNTDLPIAKLVEGIKRKPKGTFCFYGAAGTGKSELARYMADQIGKPLVVKRASSILGMYVGQTEQNIAAMFTEAREQDAVLVLDEADSFLSDRRDAQRSWEVTQVNELLTQMEAFEGIFICTTNLMNKLDQASLRRFAFKVRFDPLKPEQRVALFKQELVRLGGNGSDALAWEEQVWQLNQLTPGDFAVASRQFELWDEPGTAVKLYGILKKECEAKGASPRKIGFGV; translated from the coding sequence GTGAGCACGGGGCTGGTCAAGCTCAACAAGAGTCTCTGCGATCTGGAGCAAAAGGTGGAGATACTGTCAGGACTGCAGGACATCATGCTGAAACCACACAAAAATGCAGACAGTCTAATGTCTCATTTTTTGCGGAGGGCAGCCCCCCCCCAGCTTGGCTTGGACAACTTCCCTCATCTCAAAAAAGAGAAGGAATTGCTAGTAAGCTATTTCCAGAATGCTGTCAGAAACCAGTTGCGTGGCGTCAATATCCTTGTTCATGGGAAACCCGGTGTTGGCAAGAACCAGTTTGTTCAGGCTCTTGCTGAGCAACTGAATTTGGAACTGTTTGAGGTTGTCTTTGCTGACAAGGACGGAGATCCGATTAAAGGCGAGGCAAGACTGCGCGCTTATGCCTTCTGTCAGCGACTCCTGGCGCGAAACAATAAGGCTATGATCCTGTTTGATGAAATAGAGGATGTTTTTGAATCTGGTGGAAATTTGTTTTCAATGATGTTTGGCGAAGATGGTGAAGGTTCTGTTAGTGCCGGCCCAGGTAAGGCCTGGATCAACCGCACCATGGAGAATAACCCGGTACCGGCAATCTGGATCAGCAACAAGGTGGGGCAGATTGACAAGGCCTATCTGCGGCGCTTTGACTATTCAGTAGCATTTCCCACGCCGCCTCAGGAGGTCAGGGTATCAATGGCCCAGTACCATTTGAATAGCCTTGAACCACCACGAGGCTGGATCGAACGGCTTGCGGCCAATGATGAAATCACTCCAGCGCAGTTTGAGCGGGCAGCAAAAGTTGCCAAAACCGGTAGCCCCAAAAACAAGGCCAAGGCACGTGCACTGGTAGAACAAGTATTAGAGCGCAGCACCAGTCTGCTGGGCCAACGTCGTAAGCCCGACAGAAATATTATCCGAACCGGCTATAGTCTGGAATGGCTCAATACTGATCTGCCGATTGCCAAGCTGGTTGAGGGCATCAAGCGCAAGCCAAAGGGTACTTTCTGCTTTTACGGCGCTGCCGGTACCGGCAAGAGTGAGTTGGCCCGCTACATGGCAGATCAAATAGGTAAGCCGCTGGTTGTCAAACGGGCATCAAGTATCCTTGGAATGTATGTGGGGCAAACGGAGCAGAACATTGCTGCTATGTTTACCGAGGCACGGGAGCAGGATGCCGTGCTGGTACTGGATGAGGCGGACAGTTTTCTGTCAGACCGTCGGGATGCACAGCGCAGTTGGGAGGTAACCCAGGTCAATGAGTTGCTGACTCAGATGGAAGCGTTTGAAGGGATCTTTATCTGTACCACCAACCTGATGAACAAGCTTGATCAGGCATCACTGCGTAGGTTTGCCTTCAAGGTGCGGTTTGATCCGCTCAAGCCAGAACAGCGGGTAGCCTTGTTCAAGCAGGAACTGGTACGGCTTGGCGGGAACGGGTCAGATGCTCTGGCTTGGGAGGAGCAGGTTTGGCAGCTGAATCAGCTTACCCCCGGCGATTTTGCCGTGGCAAGTCGCCAGTTTGAGCTGTGGGATGAGCCGGGCACAGCGGTCAAACTCTATGGAATCCTGAAGAAAGAATGTGAGGCCAAGGGGGCCAGCCCTAGGAAGATCGGGTTTGGGGTATAA
- the gyrA gene encoding DNA gyrase subunit A produces the protein MQEQVTQKVAVNIEDEMKRSYMDYAMSVIVGRALPDVRDGLKPVHRRCLFAMNDMGNDYNKPYKKSARVVGDVIGKYHPHGDTAVYDTIVRMAQDFSLRYLLVDGQGNFGSVDGDSPAAMRYTEIRMKQLTHELLADLEKETVPFTPNYDESLYEPAVLPAKFPNLLVNGSSGIAVGMATNIPPHNLGEIIDAIIALIHNPALSYEELLELVPGPDFPTGGTIYGRQGIIDGYATGRGVIQIRAKAHVENSKKHDRESIVVTEIPYQVNKARLITSIAELVKEKKIEGISDLRDESDRDGMRIVIDLKKDENAEVLLNQLYKHTQMQTSFGINMLAIVHNRPKLMSLAEMMHYFIEHRREMVTKRTLFELKKAEARAHILEGLKIALDWLDAVIELIRESKTPPEAKLGLMEGRFADPDYLQRLNLPRPAGYEKAVQLSEIQAQAILEMRLQRLTGLERDKIIAEYEDILRLIARLKEILGSDAEIMKIIVGELTEIKERFGDKRRTEIVHQTADISLEDTIEDAEMVVTVSHTGYIKRSAVDLYRAQRRGGKGKTGMKTREEDFVEQLFIASTKDYLLFFSDMGRVYRIKVYEIPEGSRTTKGKAVVNLVNVQEGEKITAILPVKDLNREDLYLLMATRNGVVKKTPLVEYLNIRTTGINAVNLDEGDKLISVALTDGQKDVFLASRHGKAIRFPESDARPMGRVTRGVRGMNLEARDEVIGMEVVDPTATGSTIFTLTENGFGKRTDLDEYRGQSRGGKGLITIKTTTRNGLVVGVMQVTDENQLMVITDQGKILRVPVAGFSVIGRNTQGVRVMVTEEQEKIVAVAKLAERDDDDGIEPEGEEEA, from the coding sequence ATGCAGGAACAGGTAACGCAGAAGGTCGCAGTTAATATTGAAGATGAGATGAAGCGCTCCTACATGGATTATGCCATGTCGGTCATTGTCGGCCGGGCCCTGCCGGATGTACGGGATGGTCTCAAGCCGGTGCACCGCCGCTGTCTGTTTGCGATGAACGACATGGGCAATGACTATAACAAGCCCTACAAAAAATCGGCCAGGGTAGTCGGTGATGTCATCGGTAAGTACCACCCCCACGGTGATACTGCCGTGTACGATACCATTGTCCGGATGGCCCAGGATTTCTCGCTGCGCTATCTGCTGGTGGATGGCCAGGGTAACTTCGGTTCGGTGGACGGTGACAGCCCGGCAGCCATGCGGTATACCGAGATCCGGATGAAACAGCTCACCCACGAACTGCTGGCTGACCTGGAAAAGGAAACGGTTCCGTTTACCCCCAACTATGATGAATCCCTCTATGAACCGGCCGTACTGCCGGCCAAGTTTCCCAACCTGCTGGTCAACGGTTCATCAGGTATTGCGGTCGGCATGGCAACCAACATCCCGCCCCACAACCTGGGGGAGATCATTGATGCCATCATCGCACTGATCCATAATCCGGCCCTCAGCTATGAAGAGCTGCTGGAGCTGGTACCAGGCCCCGATTTTCCCACCGGCGGCACCATCTATGGCCGCCAGGGGATCATTGACGGGTATGCCACCGGCCGCGGGGTAATCCAGATCCGGGCCAAGGCCCATGTTGAGAACAGCAAAAAGCATGATCGCGAATCCATTGTGGTGACCGAGATCCCCTACCAGGTCAACAAGGCCCGTCTGATCACCAGCATTGCCGAGCTGGTCAAGGAAAAGAAGATCGAAGGGATCTCGGACCTGCGGGATGAGTCTGACCGTGATGGTATGCGGATCGTGATCGACCTGAAGAAGGATGAAAATGCCGAGGTGCTGCTGAACCAGCTCTACAAGCACACCCAGATGCAGACCTCGTTCGGTATCAATATGCTGGCGATTGTGCATAACCGTCCCAAGCTGATGTCACTGGCTGAGATGATGCACTATTTCATCGAGCACCGCCGCGAGATGGTTACCAAGCGGACCCTGTTTGAGCTGAAAAAGGCCGAGGCGAGGGCTCATATCCTGGAAGGTCTGAAGATAGCGCTGGATTGGCTGGATGCCGTGATCGAGCTGATCCGTGAATCCAAAACTCCGCCAGAGGCCAAACTGGGCTTGATGGAAGGGCGTTTTGCTGATCCGGACTACCTGCAGCGCCTGAACCTGCCCCGTCCTGCCGGGTATGAGAAGGCGGTACAGCTCTCGGAGATTCAGGCCCAGGCCATCCTGGAGATGCGACTGCAGCGCCTGACCGGTCTGGAGCGGGACAAGATCATTGCAGAGTATGAGGATATCCTGCGCCTGATCGCCCGCCTGAAGGAGATCCTGGGGTCGGATGCCGAGATCATGAAGATCATTGTGGGTGAACTGACCGAGATCAAGGAACGTTTTGGCGACAAGCGCCGGACCGAGATCGTGCATCAGACCGCTGATATCTCTCTGGAAGACACCATTGAAGATGCAGAGATGGTGGTAACGGTCTCCCATACCGGCTATATCAAGCGCAGCGCGGTTGATCTCTACCGGGCCCAGCGCCGTGGCGGCAAGGGTAAGACCGGCATGAAGACCCGTGAAGAGGACTTTGTGGAGCAGCTCTTTATCGCCTCCACCAAGGATTATCTGTTGTTCTTCTCTGACATGGGCCGGGTCTACCGGATCAAGGTCTATGAGATCCCGGAAGGCAGCCGCACCACCAAGGGTAAGGCGGTGGTGAACCTGGTCAATGTGCAGGAAGGTGAGAAGATCACCGCCATCCTGCCGGTCAAGGATCTGAACCGTGAAGACCTGTACCTGCTGATGGCTACCCGCAATGGCGTGGTCAAGAAGACCCCGCTGGTTGAGTACCTGAACATCCGGACCACCGGTATCAATGCGGTCAACCTGGATGAAGGGGACAAGCTGATTTCCGTTGCCCTGACCGATGGCCAGAAGGATGTCTTCCTGGCCTCGCGCCACGGCAAGGCGATCCGCTTCCCTGAGTCGGATGCCCGCCCGATGGGCAGGGTTACCCGCGGTGTGCGGGGGATGAACCTTGAGGCACGGGACGAAGTGATCGGTATGGAGGTGGTTGACCCGACGGCAACCGGTTCCACCATCTTCACCCTGACCGAGAACGGTTTCGGCAAGCGGACCGACCTTGACGAGTATCGCGGCCAGTCTCGTGGCGGCAAAGGCCTAATCACCATCAAGACCACCACCCGTAACGGTCTGGTGGTCGGCGTGATGCAGGTAACTGATGAGAACCAGCTGATGGTCATCACTGACCAGGGCAAGATCCTGCGGGTACCGGTGGCCGGCTTCTCGGTGATTGGCCGTAACACCCAGGGGGTCAGGGTGATGGTGACTGAAGAGCAGGAAAAGATCGTTGCCGTGGCCAAGCTGGCAGAACGGGATGATGACGACGGCATTGAGCCGGAAGGTGAAGAAGAAGCTTGA
- a CDS encoding MBL fold metallo-hydrolase: MKLTILRGSNEIGGTCIQLTSGATTILLDIGLPLSDNSPLIDMTDLKADAVLVSHPHQDHFGLMGRLPCEIPVYIGELGRNLIDTTSVMLNKELHGNHFQYFKAWKPFHIGSFTITPYLVDHSAVDAYAFLIEAEGKRVFYGGDFRAHGRKRKLFENMVKHPIPNIDLMFLEGTMMQRSNDQFPDEASVEQKILEVIRNQKNISFIISSSQNIDRIVSSFNACHRSGKTLVIDIYTAWVLEQVRQVTGNVPGMEWPEVSVYADYSLDKKLKANPEYFGDFRRRLYRHRVKWQELVSAPSSFLYFGRMSSFRKISAFRNDIEPVNIIYSQWLGYLDGNHADYFGSDRIAAFREDPKVNFIYAHTSGHAPVEDLQRLANALKPKQLIPIHTEKASDYGKYFENVVMLQDGDELQL, from the coding sequence ATGAAACTCACCATTCTTCGTGGTAGCAATGAAATTGGTGGGACCTGTATCCAGTTGACGTCAGGGGCAACAACCATTCTTCTCGATATCGGGCTGCCTTTGTCAGATAACAGTCCGCTTATAGATATGACAGACTTGAAGGCTGACGCTGTTCTGGTCAGCCACCCCCACCAGGACCACTTCGGGCTCATGGGCCGCCTTCCATGTGAAATTCCTGTCTATATTGGAGAACTCGGCAGGAATCTCATCGATACAACCAGCGTCATGTTGAATAAAGAGCTGCATGGCAACCATTTCCAGTATTTTAAAGCGTGGAAGCCTTTCCATATTGGATCGTTCACGATTACACCCTACCTAGTGGATCATTCAGCAGTCGATGCCTATGCCTTTCTGATTGAGGCAGAAGGGAAACGGGTTTTTTATGGTGGCGACTTCCGCGCGCACGGCCGCAAGAGAAAGCTGTTTGAGAACATGGTGAAACACCCAATCCCCAATATCGATCTGATGTTTCTAGAAGGAACGATGATGCAACGAAGCAATGATCAGTTCCCCGATGAAGCATCCGTTGAGCAGAAAATACTAGAAGTCATCAGAAACCAGAAAAATATCTCTTTCATTATCTCCTCATCCCAGAATATCGACCGTATTGTCTCCTCATTTAACGCTTGTCACAGATCCGGAAAAACCCTGGTCATCGACATCTACACCGCATGGGTTTTGGAGCAGGTACGACAGGTGACCGGAAATGTTCCGGGCATGGAGTGGCCCGAGGTTAGCGTTTACGCGGATTACAGCCTTGATAAGAAACTGAAGGCTAATCCTGAATATTTTGGAGATTTCCGGCGACGCCTTTACCGTCATCGCGTGAAGTGGCAGGAGTTGGTGTCAGCACCTTCGTCATTCCTCTACTTCGGCAGAATGTCATCCTTTCGTAAAATCAGTGCCTTCAGGAATGACATAGAACCGGTCAATATCATCTACTCGCAGTGGTTGGGCTACCTTGATGGAAACCACGCCGACTATTTCGGCAGTGACCGGATCGCCGCTTTTCGTGAAGACCCGAAAGTTAATTTCATATATGCCCACACCAGCGGGCATGCGCCGGTAGAGGATCTCCAGCGGCTGGCAAATGCACTGAAACCGAAGCAGCTCATACCAATACACACTGAAAAAGCTTCGGACTATGGTAAATATTTCGAGAACGTTGTGATGCTACAGGACGGGGATGAGTTACAGCTTTGA
- a CDS encoding helix-turn-helix transcriptional regulator has translation MNTLYRHWLILRMIPRKGTGISTVEICSRLKHEDGIETTLRTIQRDLIELETLFPIASDGRKPSGWKWTDDAANFDMPNMDPVTALTFTLASQYLEKMFPKGILSALIPYQKTAEQRLKSAVDPKLAAWPNKVRVLSRSLTTIPPTISAEITEKAYSALLEEQRFKATYTTVSGKSKTYEEVNPLGMTFVDGLTYLIASINQHVDPILLLLHRFQAIDLLDKPVTVPEDFDLDGWVQELLTFPVGQTIHLKLRFSHPVDVQRLKESPLSEDQKIKELTDGCFELSASVEDTLQLRWWLNGFGARVEVMEPKDLRQEFITQAMDYLKMYANNQS, from the coding sequence ATGAACACGCTTTACCGTCACTGGCTGATCCTACGCATGATTCCCAGAAAAGGAACCGGTATCTCAACAGTGGAGATATGTAGCCGCCTCAAGCATGAAGACGGCATTGAAACCACCCTGCGTACTATCCAGCGGGATCTGATTGAACTGGAAACGCTCTTTCCGATTGCAAGCGACGGGCGGAAACCATCGGGCTGGAAATGGACTGATGATGCTGCAAACTTTGACATGCCTAACATGGATCCGGTTACTGCGCTTACCTTTACCCTTGCCAGCCAGTATCTGGAAAAGATGTTCCCGAAAGGCATACTCTCAGCATTAATCCCCTATCAAAAAACAGCAGAGCAACGCTTAAAATCTGCTGTTGATCCAAAGCTTGCTGCCTGGCCAAATAAAGTCAGGGTCCTATCCCGCAGCCTGACGACCATTCCGCCAACAATATCAGCGGAAATCACTGAAAAGGCTTATTCAGCCCTGTTGGAGGAACAACGCTTCAAAGCCACTTACACAACCGTATCTGGCAAGTCAAAAACATACGAAGAGGTAAATCCTCTGGGCATGACCTTTGTTGATGGCTTGACCTACCTGATCGCCTCCATCAACCAGCATGTTGATCCGATCCTGCTGCTGCTGCACCGTTTTCAGGCGATTGACCTGTTGGACAAGCCAGTCACCGTGCCGGAGGACTTTGATCTGGATGGGTGGGTGCAAGAGCTACTGACCTTTCCGGTGGGACAGACCATTCACCTGAAGCTCAGATTCAGTCACCCGGTTGATGTTCAACGGCTTAAAGAGTCACCACTCTCAGAGGACCAGAAGATAAAAGAGTTGACAGATGGCTGCTTTGAATTGTCTGCCTCAGTTGAAGACACTCTGCAACTGCGCTGGTGGCTAAATGGTTTTGGTGCACGGGTTGAGGTGATGGAGCCAAAGGACTTGCGGCAAGAGTTCATTACACAGGCAATGGACTACTTGAAAATGTATGCGAATAATCAAAGCTAA
- a CDS encoding NAD(P)H-dependent glycerol-3-phosphate dehydrogenase encodes MGMKIGVIGAGSWGTALANVVAANGHATTLWAYEPELVTGMAATRVNHLFLPGIELHPGLQYTGALAEAVSGAELVLLVTPTQVMRHLLADLAGSIAPTAILASASKGIELGTLCTVSQICCQVLGDAVRERFVALSGPTFAKEVALGLPSLIVAGSANDAAAHTVQAAFSNPVFRVYTSDDAIGVELGGAVKNVIAIAAGISDGLGFGHNTRAALITRGLAEMKRLGRAMGAQDATFAGLAGMGDLVLTCTGDLSRNRTVGVKLGQGLTLEVIMAEMRMVAEGVKSAESVNALAQKLGVEMPITQKVYEILYGNKPARQAVLELMSRDLKPEQA; translated from the coding sequence GTGGGAATGAAGATCGGGGTCATCGGAGCAGGCAGCTGGGGGACCGCCCTGGCTAACGTGGTCGCAGCAAACGGTCATGCAACAACACTGTGGGCCTACGAGCCGGAGCTGGTCACCGGCATGGCGGCAACCAGGGTCAATCATCTCTTTTTACCCGGCATAGAGCTGCATCCCGGCCTGCAGTATACCGGAGCACTGGCTGAAGCGGTCAGTGGTGCCGAACTGGTGCTGCTGGTGACGCCAACGCAGGTCATGCGGCATCTGCTTGCCGATCTGGCCGGCTCAATTGCTCCTACAGCCATACTGGCAAGTGCCTCCAAGGGGATTGAACTGGGGACGCTCTGTACGGTTTCGCAGATCTGCTGCCAGGTGCTGGGTGATGCGGTGCGGGAACGCTTTGTTGCCCTGTCTGGTCCGACCTTTGCCAAGGAGGTGGCTCTGGGCTTGCCGTCACTGATTGTTGCCGGCTCTGCCAATGATGCTGCAGCCCATACGGTTCAGGCAGCCTTCAGTAATCCGGTTTTCCGGGTCTATACCAGCGATGATGCCATCGGGGTCGAGTTGGGCGGGGCGGTTAAAAACGTGATTGCCATTGCAGCCGGTATCAGTGACGGCCTGGGCTTTGGCCATAATACCAGGGCAGCCTTGATCACCCGTGGCCTTGCAGAGATGAAGCGCCTGGGGCGGGCCATGGGGGCCCAGGATGCCACCTTTGCCGGACTGGCAGGCATGGGTGACCTGGTGTTGACCTGTACCGGTGACCTGTCCCGCAACCGTACCGTGGGGGTCAAGCTGGGCCAGGGACTGACCCTTGAGGTCATTATGGCAGAGATGCGGATGGTGGCTGAGGGGGTTAAATCAGCGGAATCGGTCAATGCACTGGCTCAAAAACTGGGCGTTGAAATGCCGATTACCCAAAAGGTCTATGAAATCCTCTACGGCAACAAACCGGCACGGCAGGCGGTACTGGAGCTGATGTCCCGCGACCTGAAACCTGAACAGGCCTGA
- a CDS encoding SMI1/KNR4 family protein, protein MSAQSYSEKIKQQTDLVIKYLEIAKPLITYTKLVSVSEEQITQYEQQLNKIVPPDYRYWLTTYGSGRIEFLEGSLLIDSIFELMESDGRCVDEGDPQDCWKRIYIGYPGAPITMALDSTIIDEYGCAPVIETDEYGNTVGQVLASSWPMYVIRNIIETSKPLKASSQCNVFTADQVTAVNELANQEFLKLDESLGRASERAEAHNQTCCSHVSFENDNLEMSHGMANFFEELLEKMDKQACEQQLSDACTTSGKEDSFPEAIARLEDQIAKGYASLIDNLFLYRETAHCHANLIQSLRGHERKELRKIAEECWLWINPGEAEKQAEILCEWLECAKS, encoded by the coding sequence ATGTCAGCTCAATCGTATTCAGAAAAAATAAAGCAACAAACAGATCTCGTAATAAAGTACCTTGAGATAGCCAAACCTCTGATCACCTATACTAAGCTGGTCTCGGTTTCTGAGGAGCAAATTACCCAGTATGAACAACAATTAAATAAGATTGTTCCCCCGGATTATCGCTACTGGCTAACCACTTACGGATCTGGCCGCATCGAGTTTTTAGAAGGATCATTATTAATTGACTCGATATTTGAATTGATGGAAAGCGATGGCAGGTGTGTTGATGAAGGCGATCCTCAAGATTGTTGGAAAAGGATTTATATTGGCTACCCAGGAGCGCCAATCACCATGGCGCTGGACTCGACGATAATTGATGAATATGGATGTGCTCCGGTAATTGAAACGGATGAATATGGTAATACAGTTGGTCAGGTGCTTGCGTCGTCTTGGCCGATGTATGTGATCAGAAATATAATTGAAACTTCCAAGCCTCTTAAAGCGTCCAGTCAATGCAACGTGTTCACTGCTGATCAGGTTACCGCTGTTAATGAGCTTGCAAACCAGGAGTTCCTAAAGCTTGATGAATCACTGGGAAGAGCATCTGAACGGGCTGAAGCTCATAACCAGACTTGTTGTAGTCATGTGAGTTTTGAAAATGACAATCTGGAAATGAGTCATGGAATGGCCAATTTCTTTGAGGAACTTCTTGAAAAAATGGATAAACAGGCTTGTGAACAGCAACTTTCAGATGCCTGCACCACCTCCGGCAAAGAAGATTCTTTTCCTGAGGCCATAGCTCGCTTGGAAGATCAAATTGCAAAGGGGTATGCGTCACTGATTGATAATCTGTTTCTATATAGAGAGACAGCACACTGTCACGCAAATCTAATACAATCACTGCGTGGGCATGAACGTAAGGAACTGCGCAAAATTGCAGAGGAGTGTTGGTTGTGGATCAATCCTGGAGAAGCAGAAAAACAAGCCGAAATATTATGTGAGTGGCTTGAATGTGCCAAAAGCTGA